In Anas acuta chromosome 5, bAnaAcu1.1, whole genome shotgun sequence, a single window of DNA contains:
- the SRP14 gene encoding signal recognition particle 14 kDa protein — MVLLESEQFLTELTRLFQKCRTSGSVFITLKKYDGRTKPVPRKGHVESFEPADNKCLLRATDGKKKISTVVSSKEVNKFQMAYSNLLRANMDGLKKKDKKSKNKKSKATQ, encoded by the exons atggtgctgctggagagcGAGcag TTCCTGACCGAGCTGACCCGGCTGTTCCAGAAGTGCCGCACGTCCGGGAGCGTCTTCATCACGCTGAAGAAGT ATGATGGTCGAACAAAACCAGTCCCGCGCAAAGGCCACGTAGAAAGCTTTGAACCCGCAGACAATAAGTGTCTTCTCAGAGCAACggatggaaagaagaaaatcagcacAGTG GTGAGCTCAAAGGAAGTAAATAAATTCCAGATG GCATATTCTAATTTGCTGAGAGCTAACATGGATGGCTTgaagaaaaaggacaagaaaagcaaaaacaagaaGAGTAAAGCAACACAGTGA